Proteins encoded together in one Bactrocera neohumeralis isolate Rockhampton chromosome 4, APGP_CSIRO_Bneo_wtdbg2-racon-allhic-juicebox.fasta_v2, whole genome shotgun sequence window:
- the LOC126754590 gene encoding uncharacterized protein LOC126754590, with the protein MDIEEIESDDDAVDAVLNELADNISVIMECRRGDYSTIPKSDIWRNNILTTLDEDRFRQMLRVGRDQYNMLVDLIKNDEEFNKAHSCKQFSVELQLAITLFRLGSSGESAAFRKIATIFGVGDGETISLITKRIFRVFLRHQSKYIYWPNEVERSKIVSDTFDELPFCIGYIDGTEIKLAESPIEDHTSYFSRNHIYSIKAQIVCDYKRVIRHVVVGHPGSWHDARIYRNSSLFQQNDQYFSSQQWIAGDSAYPLSATLITPYRSNARQLDRNARIAFNLRHS; encoded by the exons ATGGACATTGAAG AAATCGAAAGTGATGATGACGCAGTGGATGCAGTGTTAAATGAATTGGCTGACAATATATCTGTTATTATGGAATGTCGGCGAGGAGATTATAGCACAATACCTAAGTCAGACATTTGGCGCAATAATATTTTGACAACACTGGACGAAGACCGATTCCGCCAAATGTTAAGAGTAGGTAGAGACCAATATAATATGCTggttgatttaataaaaaacgatGAGGAGTTCAACAAAGCGCACTCATGTAAGCAATTTTCTGTCGAATTGCAATTAGCAATCACACTGTTTCGTTTGGGTTCGTCGGGAGAAAGCGCAGCATTTAGAAAAATAGCGACAATTTTTGGAGTGGGAGATGGCGAAACTATATCGCTAATAACAAAAAGAATCTTTAGAGTGTTCTTGCGTCACCAATCTAAGTATATATATTGGCCCAATGAGGTTGAACGATCGAAAATAGTATCGGATACCTTTGATGAGTTACCGTTTTGTATTGGATATATTGATGGAACCGAAATTAAATTAGCAGAATCGCCAATTGAAGACCATACATCATACTTCTCCAGAAATcacatatattcaataaaagcACAAATAGTTTGTGACTATAAACGAGTAATTCGACATGTTGTGGTTGGTCACCCTGGGAGCTGGCATGATGCCCGTATATATCGAAATAGCTCACTCTTTCAACAAAATGATCAGTATTTTTCTTCACAGCAATGGATTGCTGGGGACTCGGCATACCCTTTATCTGCAACGTTAATAACCCCTTACAGAAGCAACGCAAGACAGTTGGATAGAAATGCCcgaattgcatttaatttacgGCACAGTTAA